A stretch of the uncultured Trichococcus sp. genome encodes the following:
- a CDS encoding ATP-binding cassette domain-containing protein yields the protein MAFLEVNNLNKYYPITDSERFHALKDVQLSFERGELVSIIGESGSGKSTLMNLLGGLDSQFDGEILVDGENIGQFKEKEMVAFHKEKIGFIFQSFNLVPHLSILDNVTLAMTLSNIDSKTRKARAKEVLEQLGLKDHYQKKPNQLSGGQKQRVAIARALVNDPDIIIADEPTGALDSQTSDQVLDIIQDIAKTGKLVIMVTHSERVASRSTRIVTIDDGKIINDEKRPPLQFHDNAFQIKEKQENKNLSFFAAIRMALLNMKEKLSRNILIALGGSIGIMSIILMLALGKGVNDYLTDTMNENVNPIISEARMTEETQSGTSASVETVAEAAPAQPSGMGGGGGIGGTLIADNPAAQLSKNIPFEEANIAELEAIPNVEKLELSYASFSMGSDTVVYEGENYPFMNFGTTSEFMTDSNILYGAFPEQDEVLITEEMADGMAGTPEDMIGNEVEVKLSVNGNPLIGTYTVSGIYTAGNAIGPAGAFDSVFMTMDTFADMNAENGLTVEPNVVYLYADEPGNSQDIKDAINGLGYAGSSTDTLAKTFTKMLDIFTYILAGVAGISLFVSAIMILTVLYISVVERTQEIGVIKAIGGRNKDIRRIFVSESFLIGLFSGLLGVGIAALLSTISNVAVERIFGTTILHMTPTYALLGILASVIISVIAGVFPANKAAKLDPIEALRHD from the coding sequence ATGGCATTTTTGGAAGTAAACAATTTGAACAAATATTATCCCATCACCGACAGCGAACGTTTCCACGCATTGAAGGACGTCCAGTTGTCTTTCGAAAGAGGCGAATTGGTTTCGATCATCGGTGAATCCGGCAGCGGCAAGTCGACGTTGATGAACCTGTTGGGTGGCTTGGATTCGCAATTCGACGGTGAAATACTGGTGGACGGCGAGAATATCGGCCAGTTCAAGGAAAAGGAAATGGTCGCTTTCCACAAAGAGAAAATCGGCTTCATTTTCCAAAGTTTCAATCTCGTCCCTCACCTTTCCATTTTGGACAACGTCACCTTGGCGATGACGCTTTCGAACATCGACAGCAAAACCCGAAAAGCACGCGCCAAAGAGGTGTTGGAGCAACTGGGTCTGAAGGACCATTACCAAAAGAAACCGAACCAATTATCCGGTGGGCAAAAACAACGGGTGGCGATCGCGCGGGCCCTTGTTAATGACCCGGACATCATCATCGCCGACGAACCTACCGGAGCGCTTGATTCCCAGACATCCGATCAAGTACTGGACATCATCCAGGACATCGCGAAAACCGGCAAGCTGGTCATCATGGTCACCCACTCGGAGCGCGTCGCTTCCCGTTCCACCCGCATCGTGACGATCGACGACGGCAAAATCATCAATGACGAAAAACGCCCGCCGCTGCAGTTCCACGACAACGCCTTCCAAATAAAGGAAAAGCAGGAAAATAAAAACCTGAGTTTCTTCGCGGCCATCCGCATGGCTTTGTTGAACATGAAAGAGAAATTGAGCCGCAACATCCTGATCGCGTTGGGCGGAAGCATCGGCATCATGAGCATCATCCTGATGCTGGCGCTCGGAAAAGGCGTCAACGACTACCTGACCGACACGATGAACGAAAACGTCAATCCGATCATCAGTGAAGCGCGGATGACCGAGGAGACGCAATCCGGCACCTCCGCTAGCGTCGAAACCGTCGCAGAAGCAGCCCCGGCGCAGCCGAGCGGCATGGGCGGCGGTGGCGGAATCGGCGGCACGCTGATTGCCGATAATCCGGCCGCGCAGCTTTCGAAGAACATCCCGTTTGAAGAGGCGAACATTGCCGAGCTGGAAGCCATTCCGAATGTCGAAAAGTTGGAATTGTCCTACGCTTCCTTCTCGATGGGCAGCGACACGGTCGTTTATGAAGGCGAAAATTATCCCTTCATGAACTTCGGCACGACTTCGGAGTTCATGACCGACTCCAACATCTTGTACGGCGCATTCCCGGAGCAGGATGAAGTCCTGATCACCGAGGAAATGGCCGATGGGATGGCCGGCACCCCTGAGGATATGATCGGCAACGAAGTCGAAGTCAAACTTTCCGTCAACGGCAATCCTTTGATCGGCACCTACACGGTCAGCGGCATCTACACAGCCGGAAACGCGATCGGCCCTGCCGGCGCTTTCGACTCGGTCTTCATGACGATGGACACATTCGCGGACATGAACGCTGAAAACGGCTTGACCGTGGAACCGAATGTCGTGTATCTTTACGCGGATGAACCAGGCAATTCCCAGGACATCAAAGATGCGATCAACGGACTGGGTTATGCCGGCTCCTCAACCGACACGCTGGCAAAAACCTTCACGAAAATGCTGGATATCTTCACCTATATCCTAGCCGGTGTGGCCGGCATTTCCTTGTTCGTATCGGCCATCATGATCCTGACCGTCCTCTACATCAGCGTCGTTGAGCGGACACAGGAAATCGGCGTCATCAAAGCGATCGGCGGACGCAACAAAGACATCCGCCGCATCTTCGTCTCCGAATCCTTCCTGATCGGCCTGTTCAGCGGCCTGCTCGGCGTCGGCATCGCGGCTCTCCTTTCCACAATCAGCAACGTGGCGGTCGAGCGCATCTTCGGGACGACCATCCTGCATATGACCCCGACCTATGCCTTGTTGGGCATCCTGGCCAGCGTCATCATCAGCGTGATCGCCGGTGTCTTCCCTGCCAACAAAGCCGCAAAACTCGATCCGATCGAAGCTTTGCGTCATGACTAA
- a CDS encoding glycine betaine/L-proline ABC transporter ATP-binding protein, protein MSKIKIENVTKIFGKKADKALEMLEQKKSKQDILRATGATVGVNNVSLSIEEGEIFVIMGLSGSGKSTLVRMFNRLIEPTKGNILIDGENLSVMDKKALRQVRREKLSMVFQNFGLFPHRTILENTEYGLEVQGIAKAERKERAQRALENSGLGDYSDQYPHQLSGGMQQRVGLARALANDPEILLMDEAFSALDPLIRREMQDELLDLQENVKKTIIFITHDLNEALRIGDRIALLKDGELVQIGTPEEILTNPATRYVEKFVEDVDRSKVLTAEHIMKRPIVMNIEKHGPLFALELLRQEGISTILVVDNHRRLKGYITAEDASKALKANATKVDGILREDIPTVSKDTTLSDIFPIIHDSSSPVAVIENDRLVGVLVRGAVIAALAGESEVSVNG, encoded by the coding sequence TTGTCGAAAATAAAAATCGAAAACGTCACTAAAATTTTTGGAAAAAAAGCAGATAAGGCTCTGGAAATGCTTGAACAGAAGAAGAGCAAACAAGACATCCTGCGCGCCACTGGAGCGACTGTCGGGGTCAACAATGTCAGTCTTTCTATAGAAGAAGGGGAAATCTTCGTCATCATGGGGCTTTCCGGAAGCGGAAAGTCCACGCTGGTACGGATGTTCAACCGTCTGATCGAACCAACGAAGGGGAACATCCTCATCGACGGGGAGAACTTATCGGTCATGGACAAGAAAGCCTTGCGCCAAGTCCGCCGCGAAAAGCTGAGCATGGTTTTCCAAAACTTCGGCTTGTTCCCGCACCGCACCATTTTGGAGAACACCGAGTACGGACTGGAAGTCCAAGGCATCGCAAAAGCGGAGCGCAAGGAAAGAGCGCAACGTGCCTTGGAAAATTCCGGATTGGGCGACTACAGCGATCAGTATCCGCACCAATTATCAGGTGGGATGCAGCAGCGGGTCGGCTTGGCCCGTGCCTTGGCGAATGATCCGGAAATCCTGCTGATGGACGAGGCCTTCTCGGCTTTGGATCCGCTGATCCGTCGTGAGATGCAGGATGAATTGTTGGATCTGCAGGAAAACGTCAAAAAGACCATTATCTTCATCACCCATGATCTGAACGAAGCTTTGCGTATCGGTGACCGGATTGCGTTGCTGAAGGACGGGGAATTGGTCCAGATCGGTACGCCCGAGGAAATTCTGACCAATCCGGCAACACGCTATGTCGAAAAATTCGTGGAGGACGTGGACCGTTCGAAAGTACTGACTGCCGAACACATCATGAAGCGTCCGATCGTCATGAATATCGAAAAACATGGCCCGCTCTTCGCATTGGAATTATTGCGCCAAGAAGGGATTTCGACAATCCTGGTGGTGGACAATCACCGCAGACTGAAAGGGTACATCACTGCCGAAGACGCTTCGAAAGCGTTGAAAGCCAACGCCACAAAAGTGGATGGCATCCTCAGAGAAGATATCCCGACCGTCTCCAAAGATACTACCTTGAGCGATATATTCCCAATCATCCATGATTCAAGCTCGCCGGTTGCTGTTATCGAAAACGACAGATTGGTGGGTGTCCTTGTCAGAGGCGCCGTCATAGCCGCTTTGGCAGGAGAAAGTGAGGTGTCCGTAAATGGATAA
- a CDS encoding sucrose-6-phosphate hydrolase yields the protein MKEWTREERYKKLSDYSDDYLDELAKRVAQSPFRQNYHIQPNTGLLNDPNGFTYFDGKWHLFYQWFPMGAVHGLKHWYHLTSTDLVQWQDEGVALLPDTEYDSHGVYSGSGFVKDGQLHIMYTGNVRTEKWERVPNQIVARMEADGSFTKFLPPAIAGNPEGYTDHFRDPKVWEQHGIYYTVIGAQRSDETGTILMYRSADAVEWDLMGEVDAGLPDFGFMWECPDLFEIDGKTVLLFSPQGIEPEGDRYQNIFQTGYVIADDFRMDELKLEHDGFQELDAGFDFYATQTAESPDGRRILTAWMGLPEIEYPTDSEDWAHCLTLPRELSIKDGKLIQKPVRELVALRKAQTVSAAGLLSETKHFDRSGANCYELQLEVAFPASADHAPVTLDLCEDAANDKRFRITLDPTTNKITIDRSQCGIAFAEEFGTTRTLVVGQMDAVKLQIFVDTSSIEIFVNDGEGSFTSRMFPQAGETGLSLAPSSTIDYSLDLWELA from the coding sequence ATGAAAGAATGGACGCGCGAGGAGCGCTATAAAAAACTCTCGGATTATTCCGACGACTATCTGGACGAATTGGCGAAACGGGTGGCGCAGTCACCCTTCCGCCAAAACTACCACATCCAACCGAACACAGGCCTTTTGAACGATCCGAACGGCTTCACCTATTTCGACGGCAAATGGCATCTCTTCTATCAATGGTTCCCGATGGGCGCGGTCCATGGCCTGAAGCACTGGTACCACCTGACTTCGACCGACCTCGTGCAATGGCAGGATGAGGGCGTCGCGCTGCTGCCTGACACGGAGTACGACAGCCACGGCGTCTATTCCGGCAGCGGCTTCGTCAAGGACGGCCAGCTGCACATCATGTACACCGGCAATGTCCGCACGGAAAAATGGGAAAGGGTGCCGAACCAGATTGTTGCCCGCATGGAGGCGGACGGCAGCTTCACGAAGTTCCTGCCGCCTGCTATCGCCGGCAATCCGGAAGGCTACACCGACCACTTCCGCGATCCCAAAGTCTGGGAGCAGCACGGCATCTATTACACCGTCATCGGTGCCCAACGCAGCGACGAAACCGGCACAATCCTGATGTACCGCTCGGCCGATGCGGTGGAGTGGGACTTGATGGGCGAAGTCGACGCCGGTTTGCCGGACTTCGGCTTCATGTGGGAATGCCCGGACCTGTTCGAAATCGACGGAAAAACCGTTTTATTGTTTTCGCCGCAGGGAATCGAGCCGGAAGGCGACCGCTACCAAAACATTTTCCAGACCGGCTATGTCATCGCCGATGATTTCCGGATGGATGAACTGAAATTGGAGCATGATGGCTTCCAGGAACTGGATGCCGGCTTCGATTTCTACGCTACCCAGACAGCCGAAAGTCCGGACGGCCGCCGCATTCTGACGGCCTGGATGGGCTTGCCGGAAATTGAATACCCGACCGACAGCGAAGATTGGGCGCACTGCCTGACCTTGCCGCGCGAGTTGTCCATCAAGGACGGCAAACTGATCCAGAAACCGGTCCGCGAATTGGTTGCTTTGCGCAAAGCGCAGACTGTTTCGGCCGCCGGTTTGTTGTCTGAAACGAAGCATTTCGATCGCAGTGGCGCAAACTGCTACGAACTCCAGCTGGAGGTGGCATTCCCGGCGTCTGCCGACCACGCGCCGGTTACTTTGGATCTCTGCGAAGATGCGGCCAACGACAAGCGTTTCCGCATCACCTTGGATCCGACCACGAATAAGATCACGATCGATCGCAGCCAATGCGGAATCGCGTTCGCCGAAGAATTCGGAACGACCCGCACGCTAGTGGTCGGACAGATGGATGCAGTCAAGCTGCAGATCTTCGTCGATACCAGTTCGATCGAAATCTTCGTCAACGACGGCGAAGGCAGCTTCACCTCCCGCATGTTCCCGCAAGCGGGAGAAACCGGCCTGTCGCTCGCGCCAAGCAGCACAATCGATTACAGTCTCGACCTTTGGGAATTGGCCTGA
- a CDS encoding sucrose-specific PTS transporter subunit IIBC → MDYKKIAEELLTDIGGKDNVQAATHCATRLRLVLKDESKVDQAGLDARDEVKGTFSTAGQYQIILGSGTVNEVYKEFIKMAGIDAMSKEEVKTAGTQKLNPIQQGVKMLSDIFVPIIPAIVACGLMMGLNNVFTAPDLFVAGKSLIEAYPAFAGFAAMINTFSNAAYVFLPVLIGFSATQKFGGNPYLGAVLGMLMVHPDLVNAYAYPSVLAAGEVPFWDIFGFEIAKVGYQGTVLPILFAAFILAKIETFLHKRVHTSLDNLVTPLFALIITGFLTFTLVGPLTRTLGDVMTNSLVWLYDTTGAVGGAIIGFFYAPLVVTGMHHSFIAVETQLLADIAKTGGTFIFPIAAMSNVAQGAAALAMFFIIKEQKAKSLASASAISAYLGITEPAMFGINLKYRYPFYAAMIGSGVSSAFISFFKVKAIALGAAGLPGVISIKQEELWFYILGMLISTVVTIAMTFFFSKRDWTKKTA, encoded by the coding sequence ATGGATTACAAAAAGATTGCAGAAGAATTGTTGACGGATATCGGCGGAAAAGACAACGTACAGGCGGCGACGCACTGTGCGACACGACTACGCTTAGTTTTGAAGGATGAAAGCAAGGTCGATCAAGCGGGATTGGACGCACGCGACGAAGTCAAAGGGACTTTCTCAACGGCTGGCCAATACCAAATCATACTTGGATCCGGAACAGTCAATGAAGTCTACAAAGAATTTATCAAAATGGCCGGAATCGACGCCATGAGCAAAGAGGAAGTCAAAACAGCCGGCACGCAAAAACTGAACCCGATCCAACAAGGCGTCAAGATGCTTTCAGATATCTTCGTACCAATCATCCCGGCCATCGTAGCCTGCGGTTTGATGATGGGTTTGAACAACGTATTCACCGCACCGGATTTGTTTGTTGCCGGAAAATCGCTGATTGAAGCTTATCCTGCCTTCGCAGGTTTTGCAGCGATGATCAACACGTTCTCCAACGCCGCTTATGTCTTCCTGCCTGTCCTGATCGGTTTCAGCGCAACGCAGAAATTCGGCGGAAACCCTTACTTGGGAGCTGTTTTGGGGATGTTGATGGTCCACCCGGATCTTGTCAATGCCTACGCCTATCCGTCAGTCTTGGCTGCAGGTGAAGTGCCTTTCTGGGATATCTTCGGATTCGAAATCGCGAAAGTCGGTTACCAAGGAACAGTACTGCCGATTCTGTTTGCGGCATTCATCCTAGCTAAAATCGAAACATTCCTGCACAAACGCGTGCATACATCATTGGACAACCTGGTCACACCGCTGTTCGCTTTGATCATCACTGGCTTCCTGACTTTCACATTGGTGGGCCCGCTGACGCGCACGCTCGGCGATGTGATGACAAACAGCCTAGTCTGGTTGTACGACACGACAGGTGCAGTCGGCGGAGCCATCATCGGTTTCTTCTACGCTCCACTGGTCGTTACCGGTATGCACCACAGCTTCATCGCTGTTGAAACGCAATTGTTGGCTGATATCGCCAAAACAGGCGGTACGTTCATCTTCCCGATCGCCGCTATGTCAAACGTGGCTCAAGGTGCTGCTGCATTGGCGATGTTCTTCATTATCAAGGAACAAAAAGCGAAAAGTTTGGCTTCCGCTTCCGCCATCTCCGCTTACTTGGGGATCACTGAGCCAGCCATGTTCGGTATCAACTTGAAATATCGCTACCCGTTCTATGCAGCAATGATCGGTTCCGGCGTCAGCAGCGCGTTCATTTCCTTCTTCAAAGTCAAAGCAATCGCATTGGGTGCAGCCGGCCTGCCGGGCGTCATCTCGATCAAACAAGAAGAATTATGGTTCTACATCCTGGGCATGCTGATTTCGACAGTCGTGACAATAGCCATGACTTTCTTCTTCAGCAAACGCGACTGGACAAAGAAAACTGCTTAA
- the tnpA gene encoding IS200/IS605 family transposase, whose amino-acid sequence MSQDKNSLAHTTWNCKYHIVFAPKYRRQAIYGKIKQDIGVILRQLCERKGVEIIEATACVDHIHMLVSIPPKISVSSFVGYLKGKSSLMIFDRHSNLKYRYGNRKFWCTGYYVDTVGRNKKAIQEYIRNQIQDDIVAEQLSLLEYTDPFTGEEVRKSKKKK is encoded by the coding sequence ATGTCTCAAGACAAAAATAGTTTAGCACATACCACTTGGAATTGTAAGTATCACATAGTTTTTGCGCCCAAATACCGGAGGCAAGCAATCTACGGAAAGATAAAACAAGATATAGGAGTCATACTAAGGCAGTTATGCGAAAGAAAAGGTGTAGAAATAATCGAAGCCACTGCTTGTGTGGATCATATACACATGTTGGTAAGCATACCGCCCAAGATAAGTGTCTCATCGTTTGTCGGCTATCTAAAAGGTAAAAGTAGCCTCATGATATTTGATAGACACTCCAACCTGAAATATCGCTATGGGAATCGCAAATTCTGGTGCACAGGATATTATGTCGATACAGTCGGAAGAAACAAGAAGGCAATTCAAGAATATATACGCAACCAAATTCAAGATGATATAGTGGCAGAACAATTAAGCCTATTAGAGTACACGGATCCATTTACAGGCGAAGAAGTTCGTAAGAGTAAAAAGAAAAAATAA
- a CDS encoding cysteine synthase family protein, which produces MTINNEMSAKFDGLAALIGHTPMLEISLLYKGEPRIVYAKAEYYNYSGSIKDRVACHILRQAYEIGAIAEGKPIVEATSGNTGIAFAAIGAYLGNPVTIFMPDWMSKERINLIESFGATIRLVSKAEGGFTGSIALADRMGEIEGAFLPHQFSNPENCAAHYATTGKEILDQLAAFGKRPQGFVAGVGTGGTLMGVKEILQESYPDCLAFPLDPASSPTMATCGKVVGPHRIFGIGDEFVPAIVKLDQLDNILSIDDCDAINMSRKLARVLGLGVGISSGANFLGVLKAQDLLGDKDAVVATVFADDNKKYLSTDLMFEQPIAADHLACDVELLSMRAIR; this is translated from the coding sequence ATGACGATAAATAATGAAATGTCCGCAAAATTTGATGGTTTGGCGGCGCTGATCGGCCACACCCCGATGCTGGAGATTTCCTTGCTCTACAAAGGCGAGCCACGGATCGTTTACGCCAAGGCGGAATACTACAACTATTCAGGCAGCATCAAGGACCGCGTCGCCTGCCACATCCTCCGCCAGGCCTACGAAATAGGCGCTATCGCCGAAGGCAAGCCGATTGTGGAAGCGACCAGCGGCAACACCGGCATCGCTTTTGCTGCAATCGGTGCCTATCTGGGCAATCCGGTCACTATTTTCATGCCCGACTGGATGAGTAAGGAGCGGATCAACCTGATCGAAAGTTTCGGCGCAACGATCCGGCTCGTTTCCAAGGCTGAAGGTGGATTCACCGGTTCGATCGCCCTCGCCGATCGGATGGGCGAAATCGAAGGCGCCTTCCTGCCGCACCAATTCTCCAACCCCGAAAACTGCGCCGCCCACTACGCAACAACCGGGAAAGAAATTCTGGACCAGCTGGCGGCTTTCGGAAAAAGACCGCAAGGCTTCGTCGCCGGCGTCGGCACCGGCGGAACGTTGATGGGCGTCAAAGAGATTCTGCAGGAAAGCTACCCGGACTGTCTGGCCTTTCCGCTCGACCCGGCCTCCTCCCCGACGATGGCGACTTGCGGAAAAGTCGTCGGTCCGCACCGGATTTTCGGCATCGGCGACGAGTTTGTGCCCGCCATCGTAAAATTGGATCAGCTGGACAATATCCTATCGATCGATGACTGCGATGCCATCAACATGTCCCGCAAGCTTGCGCGCGTGCTCGGACTCGGCGTCGGTATCTCCTCGGGCGCCAACTTTCTCGGTGTGCTGAAGGCGCAGGATCTGCTCGGCGATAAGGATGCCGTTGTCGCGACCGTCTTTGCCGACGACAACAAAAAATACCTCTCCACCGATCTGATGTTCGAACAGCCGATTGCTGCGGATCATTTGGCCTGCGACGTCGAGCTGCTCAGCATGCGCGCTATCCGCTGA
- a CDS encoding LCP family protein: protein MRSEKRNKNGLKLFISILAILVIGILGYIYSIYANVKDTMDTAYTPVEVETFRTTNTGTVYDSSADADGESRADAGALTPSELLEAGEPVSILLLGVDTGDLGRTEQGRSDSMVVVTINPHTQKTTLLSIPRDTYTEIVGYGTSDKINHAYAFGGTSMSINTVQQMLDIPIDFYVMVNMAGIQEIVDAVGGITVESPLAFNQNGYDFVQGTNQLDGEAALAFARMRYEDPAGDTGRQGRQRLVIEGVIRKLATPETLLNYQTILQSLSSNVQTSFQLSDFYTLQSQDYLGAVNNISQQQLGGTGGMMNDIYYNFVDETELTRVHDLLQAELELE from the coding sequence ATGCGATCAGAAAAAAGAAATAAGAACGGTTTGAAACTGTTCATCAGCATCCTTGCGATTCTGGTGATCGGGATACTCGGGTACATTTATTCAATCTATGCAAACGTGAAAGACACGATGGACACGGCCTATACCCCGGTCGAAGTCGAGACTTTCCGGACGACGAATACCGGGACCGTCTATGATTCCTCAGCAGATGCTGATGGAGAAAGCCGAGCCGATGCCGGTGCTTTGACCCCTTCGGAACTTCTGGAAGCGGGTGAGCCGGTTTCCATCCTGCTGCTGGGAGTCGATACCGGTGACTTGGGCCGCACGGAACAAGGCCGTTCCGATTCGATGGTGGTCGTCACGATCAACCCGCACACCCAGAAGACGACGCTTTTGAGCATTCCGCGCGATACTTACACTGAAATCGTCGGTTACGGCACTTCGGACAAAATCAACCATGCTTATGCATTCGGCGGCACCTCGATGTCGATCAATACCGTTCAGCAGATGTTGGACATCCCCATCGATTTCTACGTGATGGTCAACATGGCCGGCATCCAGGAAATCGTCGATGCGGTCGGCGGCATCACTGTCGAGAGTCCGCTCGCCTTCAACCAGAACGGCTACGATTTCGTCCAAGGCACGAACCAACTGGATGGCGAGGCAGCGTTGGCATTTGCACGCATGCGCTACGAAGATCCGGCCGGCGACACCGGTCGTCAAGGCAGACAGCGCCTGGTCATCGAAGGCGTCATCCGAAAATTGGCGACACCGGAAACACTGCTGAATTACCAGACCATTCTGCAGTCCCTGTCATCCAATGTCCAGACAAGCTTCCAACTTTCTGATTTCTACACGCTACAAAGCCAAGATTATCTCGGCGCGGTCAACAATATCTCACAGCAGCAACTCGGCGGCACCGGTGGCATGATGAACGACATCTACTACAACTTCGTGGACGAGACCGAACTGACGCGCGTCCACGACCTGTTGCAAGCAGAACTCGAACTCGAATAG
- a CDS encoding leucine-rich repeat domain-containing protein, whose amino-acid sequence MKTRGFFWCLSALALLTGCSGITTSDQDSALSSQESMTQSNNSITETDAETGIPKENNPLTFTDDALEDYVRKWIGKEEGDLAAEDVGSVDALYLGNKDISSISGIEHFTNLRILHLNGTQISDISALAGLTQLEYLDLSRTQIEDITALQNLTNLRTLYLNNSQLEDITALAGLKQLDVLHLNDTDVSDIRSLTDLTGLQSLKLRNTKVAATDALAGMDQLRYLSLGNTQVKDIAALSGLTQLTILELDNTPIRDAGAVAALTQLMTLDLSGTGVAAVGALTGLGNLLTLDLSGTEISDISALAGLAQLTRLDLNATKIEDIGSLAGLTRLTHLEVSGAQVTDVSVLANLAELVYLDLAGNRISTIDSLAGLTKIRHLNLSGNQINDATALANLVELWYLDLKDNPISDTAPLLGLAKLGKLHISKADMNAEQQAMLENALPDCDISWYEE is encoded by the coding sequence ATGAAAACAAGAGGATTTTTTTGGTGCTTATCAGCACTGGCTTTGTTGACAGGATGCTCCGGTATCACGACTTCGGATCAGGATTCAGCTTTGAGCAGCCAAGAAAGCATGACTCAATCCAACAACAGCATTACGGAAACAGACGCAGAAACCGGAATCCCAAAGGAAAATAATCCATTGACTTTCACGGATGATGCTTTGGAAGACTATGTGCGCAAATGGATAGGCAAAGAAGAGGGCGACCTGGCTGCCGAAGATGTCGGTTCGGTCGATGCGCTCTATTTGGGCAACAAGGACATCAGCAGCATCAGCGGAATCGAACATTTCACGAACCTGCGGATACTCCATCTGAACGGTACGCAGATCAGCGATATCAGCGCGCTGGCCGGTTTGACGCAGCTGGAATATCTGGATCTGAGCCGCACCCAAATCGAGGACATCACGGCTCTGCAGAATTTGACGAATCTCAGGACTCTTTACCTCAACAACAGCCAATTGGAAGACATCACAGCCTTGGCCGGTCTTAAGCAACTTGATGTCCTCCATTTGAACGACACTGACGTCAGCGATATCCGCTCATTGACTGATTTGACTGGCCTCCAGTCGTTGAAGTTGCGAAACACCAAAGTCGCAGCTACCGACGCCTTGGCTGGGATGGATCAGTTGCGCTATCTGAGCCTAGGGAACACGCAAGTCAAAGATATCGCAGCGCTATCGGGCTTGACCCAGCTGACCATTCTGGAACTGGACAACACCCCCATCCGTGATGCCGGAGCCGTAGCGGCTTTGACGCAACTGATGACGCTGGATTTGAGCGGGACAGGAGTCGCAGCTGTCGGCGCCTTGACCGGTCTGGGAAACCTGTTGACGTTGGATCTGAGCGGCACAGAAATAAGCGACATTTCCGCGTTGGCGGGACTGGCGCAGCTGACCCGCTTGGATTTGAACGCCACAAAAATCGAGGACATCGGCAGCTTGGCCGGACTGACCAGGCTGACGCACCTCGAAGTCAGCGGGGCGCAAGTGACTGACGTCTCCGTCTTGGCGAACCTGGCGGAATTGGTCTACCTCGATCTGGCCGGGAACCGGATCAGCACCATCGACAGTCTGGCCGGTCTCACCAAAATCCGGCACTTGAATCTGTCCGGAAATCAAATAAACGATGCGACCGCTTTGGCCAATTTAGTGGAGCTGTGGTACTTGGATCTAAAAGATAACCCGATCAGCGATACCGCTCCGTTGCTGGGCTTGGCCAAGTTGGGGAAATTGCACATCAGCAAAGCGGACATGAATGCTGAACAACAAGCCATGCTGGAAAATGCTCTTCCGGACTGCGATATCAGTTGGTATGAAGAATAA